A stretch of DNA from Juglans microcarpa x Juglans regia isolate MS1-56 chromosome 5D, Jm3101_v1.0, whole genome shotgun sequence:
CGTCGCAAAGATTAGGAAGGGGAAGAAGCATGAGTATCCGTGGCCCGATAATGCGGATCCTGATGTTAAAGGTGGGATCCTTAGCCATCTATCGCATTTCAAGCCGTTGAAGGATAAGCCGAAGCCCGTAACTTTGGAATTCGAGAGACCGCTTGTCGATCTAGAGAAGAAAATCATTGATGTAATTCCCTTTTGTAGCAGTTGTAGTTTGTTCATTGAGCTGAAAACTTTTATCGGTTTTGTTCAATGATTAGCTTTTGTTTTTGGGTGCAGGTCCGGAAAATGGCGAACGAAACTGGTCTGGACTTCAgtgatcaaattatttcattagaGAAAAAGTATCAGCAGGTTCGATAAACCATATGTTGACGAGACTTGCATTTCGTTAGATTCAATAAATGACCTAAACAGTGGCCATTAAACAGTCTTAATTCTAACAGTCTGGTGATGTAATCTTTGATAAGATGATTTCGCTATTTTTCCAACAATTGATTCAAGCTTCAAATATTAATGGGGTTTATTAATTCTTCGGCTCCCTCCATGCAATAGATGTTGGCTTCGTGCCTTGTTACAGGTTCTATTGCCTGTAAATGCCAATTTATCCAGAAATTTAGTTTGTTAGGAGTAATGGAATTCCTCAtcattctttccttattttgtaGACCCTAAAAATTCTTTCAAGCGTGCCAGGGTGAGAAGTCATACTTCTGTTTCATGGTAGTCTGAGTTGTAAACCTCAATATTGCAACCGTACTGCATAAACCAAAAAACTTGATGTTTAACTTTATATGGATTTGTGGAAAATCTGAACGCGAATTTGGATGTGTATGATGTGAAGAACTTGCTATAGATAATGACTAACTTTTGATCGTGGGGATGCCTCTTGCATTTTGCTTAACAAACGTTTCTGGGGAGTTGATGCTCTACAGCAGATGttagaattttattgaaatagtTACAGATTCTGAAATGCTCTCACGGCTCTCCATTTTTGTTCTCAGGCGTTAAAGGATTTATACACGCATCTAACTCCTATACAGCGTGTTAATATTGCACGGCATCCTAACAGGCCAACTTTCCTCGATcatgtatttagcattactgAAAAGGTCCAGCATTCATATTCTCAGCTTCTTTGAAATTTTACTTATTCCTAATGGTTCACTAGAGCCTGTAGGTTTATGGATGCTGAatcaattatgtaaatatgtttggatataTCCCTTATGTACAGTTTGTGGAGCTTCATGGAGACAGGGGTGGGTACGATGATCCGGCTATTGTTACTGGTGTTGGAACAATAGATGGTAGGAGGTACATGTTCATGGGTCACCAAAAGGGTAGGAACACAAAAGAGAACATTCAACGGAACTTTGGTATGCCTACTCCCCATGGGTATGTATGTAGAATGAAAGAGAATTCTATGTTTCAACTTGTTTTCCTAGTTCCTGGATAGTCATCTTTTTCGTATCTAACACTGATGGGAAATTTTCTATGCAAACAGTTACCGGAAAGCTCTGCGTATGATGTATTATGCAGATCACCATGGTTTCCCTATAGTTACTTTCATTGACACCCCTGGGGCATTTGCAGACCTTAAATCTGAAGAACTAGGCCAAGTATGTGGACAATTCTAACTTGAAATTTGCATGATTGTCTTTCAATACAAGCTACTAATATGCAAGCTTTACAtacctgttaaaaaaaaaaaaactaatatgcATGCTTTACATGAATGCAGGGTGAAGCCATTGCGCACAATTTAAGGACCATGTTTGGTTTGAAGGTACCCATTGTTTCTATTGTCATTGGGGAAGGTGGCTCTGGTGGTGCACTTGCCATTGGCTGTGCTAATAAATTGCTAATGCTCGAAAATGCAGTTTTCTATGTTGCCAGGTGATTTGAGCTTGGCTTTCCTCTCATTGCAACTCATAAAGATAGTGCCAATATACTGTCCAACATGTGCCTTAGTTTCTACAGCATATTGTGTAGGTCCCAAAGAGGTGCTATGTTAGTATGTCATCTTTATGAGTTATTAACCCAAACTGCCAATGACTTGGAAGGAAAGGGTGGATTTGACCCAATGTCTGGAATAATTACTATGTTGATTGTAATTCAGAATTCAATGAAGTCCTATGATAAAATAGATAACTAGTTGCCACTTGCCAACCTGCTCCTTGTGTTTCCTATCAGCCTCTTTGTTTgctactttatttttattgtccTGCCTTAGCTTGTGGTAAAATTCCTGTTGGTTTCTGTCCTAAATTATCTGCTCTCACAAGGCATGATTCTTGACTTTGTAATTTTACTTGAAGCATCAAGCatgtttgtatttatttatttatttggtaaATATGAAGTTAGTAGTTTCTTCTGATCAGTTAGAAATATAAGATGGCAAGAGTAGGTACTAGGTAGAGCTGCTTGTTTGTCTATCCTGAAGGATTATTGACTGGCTGTGGATGGCATGGTGGAAATGCATCATTCcattgaattaaaaattaaaaaatgtcctGCTTGGCTGGAAATTTACCATCTGAGCCAAGATTTTGATTGTGGAATTTGGCAATATGCCACAAATGCTGACTTCCAAGTTTTTTCATGGAGTATACCCTGTAATTATTGCTTGTGAGGCTGCTGAAATTTTCTTGTTGATATTGATAATATGCGCATGCTCATTTGTAAAATGAGTTCAATCTCTTTTTTTAAGTGATAGATGTTACAGCATAGTTCTCGGTTTTCATTCATTTTGACACAGATACGGAGTTATCAGTTTAACTGGCaaaagtaaaatgatttgtCAGGTTATACAaaatgagtatatattactGATCTCTAAAGGCAATTGGTTGCCTGTGTAAGACTACAGCCTCATTTAACATATTTTCATGTCTAGCTTTGTGTGGCCAGACACGCATGTGCACAAGTGTTTGATATGAATATTGCTATGTACTATCTGGCCACACATAGTCACAGTCCTACTCATGGATGAATCATCTGGTGCtggtttctttcttccttttttcctgTTTGGATATATGACCTTGCTGatttaatttatgtaatttttttttttatctatcatAGTTGTATGTGctgatttttgttcttttggtgTTGTCTCTATTCTTGTCATGGGTCAGTCCGGAGGCATGTGCGGCAATCTTGTGGAAAAGTGCCAAAGCCGCTCCAAAGGTTCAGCCAGCATCACTTTATGACTTGTTTGTCAGTGGTTTAATATTAACTCCTTGTAAGTTTCTTCTTTGCAGGCAGCTGAGAGGCTAAAGATTACTGCTCCAGAGTTGTGCAAGCTGCAGATTGCAGATGGCATTATTCCtgtaaattatcatttcttatgTGTTCCATGGAGTCATTGCTCCTTTATTCTCTTTCTTTAGATGACTTCCATCTATCTTATCCATGACAGTAGGCATCTTCTCCAAACAGTAAATGGATGTGAAACATGGGTGTTTTGCATGCATACTTGACTAGATGATTTTACACCTGTATGGTGGGGAAAAGAGAGCTACTTAGAATCAACCGTTTTCATTTCTTGGGACCAAAACATCACTGGATCAGATAGATGTGTGATTTAGTCCATCTATTTTTATGTAGTATTTGACTGGAGTagcatattttaattatttttctattgtatCGGTATCCTCTAACCAGGTATATTTCTCTGAATCACAATAATTGCTTTCAAATTCAATGTAGGGATTTTGTCGCAttggatttgaatttgataGTGATAAAAATGCTTATGTGGCAAAGTCCTTATCACTGAAATTAGAAACAAACGATTTGGACTCGGCGAAGTTTACTTGATAGATTATCATTGAAATCTAGAAGATCTCTGTCCTTTTATATCGTCTTAACTTCAATAACAACTACCATTTCCTTTTGATAATCCTTTTACAATCTTTCGGTCTATTATATGACATCACTAAGAAATCTTTATACCTTTAACAGGAGCCACTTGGTGGTGCACATGCAGATCCATCTTGGACCTCAAAACAGATAAAGAAGGCAATTAATGAATCAATGGATGTAAGTGCGTTTTTCATGGTAATCCTAAAAGAATTGACGACATCAAGTATTAGTCCTATTTAAGATCTTTCTTTTCTATAGGAGCTCATGAAGATGGACACACCAGAGCTTCTGAAGCATCGCATGCTTAAGTTCCGCAAAATTGGTGGGTTTCAAGAAGGGCTTCCAGTAGATCCTAAGAAAAAAgtcaacatgaaaaagaaagaagagccCATCAGGAAGACTTCTGATCTAAATATTGAGGATGAGGTCAAAAAACTTATGCAGCAAAGATTAGATGCTAAAGAGTCCTCGGTCACGCCTCCACAGTCAGATCTGGacgagatgataaataaattgaaaagagaGGTCAATCGTGAATTTTTTGAGGCTGTTAAAACCATGGGGTTGAAGGACAGGTTTGTGATGTTGCGTGAGGAGTTTTCCAAAGTAAATTCGGTGGACCACCTTGTGCATCCAGCCTTAAAGGACAAGATCGAAAAGCTTCGGGATGAGTTGAACCAGTGTCTCCCTGCAGCTCCTAATTATGAAAGCTTGAAATATAAATTAGACATGCTGAAAGAATTATCTAAAACCAAGAGTCTTGCTGAAAAGAATTATAAGGCATCCACATTAAAGCAGGAGATCAATAAAAAGTTTGCAGAAGTTATGGATCGGCCTGATATAAAGGAGAAATACAGGGCACTGAAGGCTGAAATTGAAAATTCTGGGGTGTCTGTGGTTCAGGATTTAGACCATGGGCTGAGGGAGAAAATTGTGAAGGTGAAGAAAGATATAGAGTTGGAACTGGTTGATGCTCTCAAATCCTTGGATTTGGATGTTGAGGTTGTAAATTCGAAAGTAAAGGAGCTCAGTGAACAACAGACTTCATTCTCAGATGTCAAAGTCAAGATACAAGAGTTAAACGAAGAAATCAAGGAAGGAATAGAAAATGTAATCAAGTCATCAGATCTGAAGGACAAAATTGAGTTACTGAAGTTGGAGGTTGCAAAGGCAGGAAAGACACCCAATGCTGTTTCCAAAAATAGAATTGCAGCTTTAGAGCAACAAATTAAGCAGAGCCTTGCAGTGGCCTTGGATTCTTCTAACTTAAAAGAGAAGCATGAGAAGCTGAAGGCTGAGATTTCCAAAACCATTGAATCTTCTGAAGGATTGGATGGAAGTCTGGAAAAACAATATGCAAAAGAAGATGATTCTACATATGCTGAACCAAGAGTAGAGATCGGTGCAAATCGCACCTTTGCTTAATGTGAGTTCATCTGTTTTCATCATGTGTTAAATTCTTTTTCGTTTTGAACTTTTTGGTCAGAATGGCTGGTATTTACATggttttttaaatacaaaaacattggttgagtttttctttttgtcgtAAAGACTTCAGAGAATACAATCTTAGATAATTTCATCCTGACTTGAAAACTTGTGAAATTAGTTGTGTTATATCTTAGTTTGTTCAACTCTCCATTTGGATATCATGGTCACTGGTTTTACGACATTGTGCAGAATGATATCAGTATTTTGTATCTTGCCAATTGAGAAAACGGGGCTCTTGATAAGAGAGTGAGTTTAAGCTGGCTAATTTCGGGAAAAACATCACCTTAAGCTGTCTTCACTGCCACCAGCATCTACTGCTATCTCTTGCTCTGGTTCACAAGGTTTTGCATCTATAGAAATATCAAGGGACACGGCATAACAGCATATTTTTTAGGCCGGaatgcttttaatttatattaggCTGTTACAACCTAGTAGCTCTCCTTCCAGTTCGTTTTCATAGTTCTTTAATCTTTTTGGTAGAACATGTTACTCTTTCTATATAGACACAAACTCTGTATATGTTGTGAGAATGTTAATGGAGGCTATTAAAGCTTCCGCTTATTTGAAATAATGTCTTTTGGTAAATATTCACGTCTCTTGTTTAGCATGTTGTTGCTGCTTTCATTGCTGCCCCATTATGTGAACCGATCGAAGTGGGTCACCGGTGAGATGACAATAACACAGAGTTCTATAAAAATGGTCCACTTTCATTACAACTAGGGTGCGGTTTGAAAACTAGAGCAGCTTCAAGCCAAGGTAGATTATGAGCACCTTTGGGTCTAAAATGCTTGCCTTTGTTGTTCTTTTGATGCCTGGTATTTTGGCGAACTGCTAGTTTGCACAGCTAATTTAGACACCAATGAGGGGTGGATGCGATCTAAGGTTTTGGTTGCTGGTTGTAGCATCAATTGTGCGGCACCAGTGGTTGCCACTATAGAAATTAGAATAGCTACGGCCTAGTCTTAGCTAGATTAACCTCAAGAATACTCTGGGGGAATTCCGCTTCTAATTTACcagcttttattattattaataaatcgatagtataaatgaaaaatataaataatttagacaACAAATTCAAACTTGTACTAGTTGAAATGCAAATGGTACTTGTCCTAATATTGTTTATTTCGTATAGGCAATAGAATCACGTGGAGTCAACCCAAGGGAAAGTTTAGCAGGTAAGAGTTTTAAATAAGTAGCAAACGGATCTTGAATACGAACTCACAAATTGTACCTCAATTTCTCAAATAGTTTGAAATCTTATTAATTTGTTCGATAGTTCCAACCACCTTCAGGTCTcttcaataaaagaaaatggaatttgGAGAACCCCGATGTTAGAAACCATTTGATCTGTCAAATAGGCTAGCATAACTAGGGGTGCAACCCGATCCACCGAAACCAGAATTTGGGCCGACCCAAACCGACCCATCAACACCTCAGGATGGTGTTAGACCGACCCGACCCGCGATATTCGGGTCGGGTCGAAATCTTTCAGAACCGAAATCTGCATTTCACATCTCCTTCTTGCGCTGTGACATCAATACAAATCACATCCAAGTTTCGCAAGTGGATTCCAAAGAACAAGGTCTACACATAAGGCTGTCCCCTCTCCGTCAAGATAAATAAAAGccaaaaaatattagattttctgttaaaaaatacttgccCAACAACGTCGACAAATCTTGGGATTAATAGCTTCAATGTCGGCACCAATCCCTTGCTTTTGCATCTAAAATTGGACCAGATGGTTCGACAAACAAAGAAGAAGGAGAGGCCGTGAAGGCGATCTAGAGGCGGCAAGCTCCGAAACCAAGCAGAGCCATCCAGAGGAAGTGGAACTTGGAGCGAAGACCGTGAGGGCGATCCAAAGGCAGTGAGCTCTGAAAGCAAGCAGAGCCATCCAGCAGAAGTGGAACTTGGAGCGAAAGCCGAGGAAGATGATATCGAAACCAAACAATCTCTACCAGCCGAGCGTAGCCCATATCAAAACCAAAAGCTTCTTCCCTAGCCTATGTAATTGAAAGACCAACGTTCTACTTCTCCTGGTGGAATCCTGAAACAAGCTGCTCACGAAGTTAAATAATGGAAAAGGGAGAAATGTAGAAAATGCGGACGGgttgaaataaaaatgcaaacCCGTTAACTAGTCGGGTTGGAGACCCGATCATATACTAACCCGACAAAATGCGGATCGGGTCGGGTTACTCTAAGCGGGCTCATCGGATTTACGGGTGATTTGCACAGCCCTAAGCATAACTGCTGCATAATATGGCAGGAAAGATGCATAGATATAGCATACTCGTATCAATTACAGCGTATAGTTTCTACAGATACTACATACACAAGCTATAAAACCTTACAAAAGATGATCAATCCGACCTGTGAAAATGTCAATTGCTAAATTAAGTTTTCTTAAAATGCTGCTGCAAAAAGGAAAGAGTTGTAGCCATCGCACATGATCCAAAGGACCAAAAGCCAACCAACAAAAGGAACGTCAAATTGTCAATACAAGAAGGGGATAACAGCTTTTCTACCCTTTGGATAGTCCTCCACAAATTTCTCCAATACCATCTATGGTTTGCACGTGCCCTGGGTACCAAGTTGGCACACGTGTAGTGGAAAACCCTAGCCCCACCCAAGACCAAGTCATCACCTCCCAACCCAACCACTCTACGATCTCCCCAAGGTAGTTTGGGTAGCTCACCAACTCAAACCACCCTCCTCTTGGCACCTTATACCCTCCCCCACCTTCCTTTTTCAGATCCACCAAAACTCTATCCGACCAAATGTTCACCGCCATGCCACCCAAAAACACACCAATCCACCAAAAAACCGCCACCAAAACCACCCATCATTCTCGTAATCCTTGTAATGAGACACCCATCTGGCTTATAAATAAGCATTCCAAATGTTAAACACAAAGGCCAGCACAGCTAGGCTGATCGGGAATCCATGGGCTGTATTCTTGTGAGCGAAATCGCAGTGGAGGCGAAGTGGATAGATGCAAGTGTAGTGGAAGTAGTGAAAGAGGAACGGAGACATGAGGACGAGGGACTTGGGATTTGAGAAGTTGAGAcggaaggagaagaggaggagggtGAGTCAGATTGTGGGGCTTTCCATGAGGAACCAGGCCAAATGTGGGTAAATAATGGGGCCCCACCCGGGATGGTGGTGCTTACCATATGGGGCTTGGAGAAACCGGAGGGCGATAAAGGTCATTGGAGCTATGAGGTAGAGGAACAGCAGGCAGTAGTGGAAGACCCTCTGATCTGAGACCATATTTGTTTGTATTCGTGTTAATGTCAGATCTGGTCGGAAGGTTTGACAGAGAAAAATGACTTTAGGGGCGAAGAGAGCAATGCAATGCAGTGCGCTATGAGAAGGGAATGTGGTTGGGATATGACTTTTCAGGAAGGAAAATTCTAAACGCAGGCACGATTGAGGCCTCCCCGCGGACGACATCCTACATGGAaacaaaacgcaccgttttggagtaaataaaacggtgcgttttgttTCCACTCATATGGCTGCCTTGCTTAATCAAAACGCGGCATTTTGATTTCTTCGTCTTCGATCCGTCTCCCTCCCAAGAACTCTCTGCTCTCCCCAGGGCGATTTCGAGTTCTTCTTCGTTTCGACTTCGTTTCTTCTTCATTTCGAGTTCTTCGTTTCTCGATTTTTcttcccatttcttcttcttcgtttctCCTTTCAGGAATCTCTCCCCTGCCCGATCTCTCTCCCAAACCTAAACCTAACCCTAACGCACATGTGCAACACCGAGGAAGATTTGCACTCCAGCTATCCACCAAGCGGCGCCATCCTAGGTAACTTTCCTAACCCTATATACGTGTATTAATTCCTAAGAATCTCTCAATTTCATGCTATTCATTTATTAGagtaaaaaagaagatatttttttttttatcatttggcATTATGTCGAACATAATATCCAATATCTTAACTTAGATGAATATGGTATGgtacattttatttgaaattggaAAGTTGGTGGATGGAATTGTAAAATTTCATTGAGTCTATTTTTATCCACAGTATCTACATCATCAGCAACTGATGACGACATTCTTTTGAATGATTCAGAAGCTATTTTCTAACTTTCTTTTGTAGTTATTTTCTAACTTTCCAAAAAGAAGctatttctgatttttattgGTTAAGGCTGGTTATGTCAATGACCCTTGAATGATTCAGATTTTTCATTTAGCAATGGCTAGCACTTTAGATGACATTTCTGTGATATAACTAGTTTCTTTTGGTGGTGAGGGGATTTTACTATATTAGATGGGACATGTTCAATGAATTCTTAAtgttaattattttagagaGGGGATCAAGGCCAATAATTTGGATGTTAGCTATAGGGAGCTATGGTTTTTGGCAGATTGCGGAAGAGGAAAATGTAGATGTTGATTCAAAGTTCCGTGCTTTAGTTGCCATTGGATCACTGGtatcatctctccctctctcggggGTCTTGATTATTGACATTTTATCAGTTATTCTATTATTGTATATGGGTGATGATggtggttgatttggttgaagaTCTGACATCCTGTGTAAGTTTTTAAAGATAATCCTTTCACTTTTGGTGTATCAATACTACCTATGAAATGAATGTTCGAAAGTGAAAAATGATCAGATTTGCTTTTGTGAATAAGTGCCAAGAGAAGTTACTTGTCAAAAAAGTGAGTGAATGAGAGGTTTGACCTGACTTCCATAGTCATTTGTTAAAATGAGAAAAGtagccgagagagagagagtgagagagagtttaaAGAGAAGTTGGGTAACAAGATAATTTGATACTGAGATTGTGAATCTAGACATTTTTTCTCCGTCGTATAGGTGAAGTATTAGTGTGCTAGTTTTCTTGTCCAACCTATCActacttcaaataaaaaataaaatcaattagtccagaaaaattctaaatacaGATAAGATAACAAAACAAATGATATGAtaagaaaagagagggaaaaagaaaataaactttacaactgttttagataaaatttcaAGCAGACTACCAACATTTTATTGAGGAGATTGATTCCACAAGTCATTGAAACAAGCAGCagttaataaaaagaataaggaAACACGGTAGCAAGAAATCACCATACTTGATGAAAAAGATCACAATCACAAGACAATAAGCTACAGAAGGTCATGACTATTACCTCTGTGAATGCTAATAATGTCTTTTACTGTTGATAAGCATGGTGAACGAGGAGCtggttttgtaacttttttgtaattttgttcaACCATATTTTGCCACCAAGCCTGGATGGCCTTAAACTTTTTGACGTCATCTGTTTGAACAGAGACACATTAGATTGGGAAACAAAAAGGGAAGTACTTGAAGAAGCAAAAGTATCATAATACAAGGAAGCCCCAACTAACTTGCTGACTCTGCACATTCAAATAcaacttgtttcttttttccccttaaaCTTTAGCTAGTGAAAAAAACATGCTATTCATAACACAAAGTCTTAAcacattttacaaaagaagGGCATGCACACTACAATATACAAAAACTCACAGTGACTATATTGTTGGAGGTGTTGTTCTATTTGGTTGACAGATTTAGAATGTCGTCATCAGTTGCTTCAACATCGTTGCTTAATCATACATCGAGTAACGTCCTAATGTGTAACTGTGGGAATCAAGCTGTACTTAGAATATCAAATACTCGAAGAAATCCGGGGTGAGCATTCTTTGGGTGTCCAGTGTACAACAAAGAGGTAGACGCAATTAATAGTACTTGCGTGTTTATGTTTTCatattatgttttattcaaaaattttgacGTCAAACAtacttgattatttatttataatcaggGGTTACCACAGTGCAAGTTTTTCAAGTGGTCGGATAGTAGTGAATACAAAGAGCAAGCCCTTGTAAAGAGAGAAGCGGAAGTATTAAGGAAAGATGAAGAacttaaaaagagagaagcagaattaaggaaagaggaagaacttaaaaagagagaagcataaatattaaggaaagatgaagaacttaaaaagagagaagcagAGTTCGGGAAGAGGGAGTTGGCACTCCATAACGATCAAGCCCAGTTTCGCAGTCAAGAAGCCGACATGCTGCATGCACGCAAACTATTTCTTGTACTTTGGCTAATAGCCATAGTTATTTACTTGTATTTGATACTCTCACTGCGTTGACGAGTTTGTATTTGTAATTTATACAAACTTAGTGTTTGTAAGTCGAgactttaaaattatgtatttgAGACAATATTCTTATTTGTATTTGATCTTCAATCTTGAGATTTTATTTTGTCTGAACGTGCCACtgcttattaaaaaagtatgtaTATGCGTGAAAATAACTTACCAACCTGATCATTTTGTCAGAATATTTGACAGGACTAAATTACAGGTTTATTGATTTACTTTTTTCCACGTGGACATAAGAGGCAATGTCAAACACAatataatctcaactcataaaCTAATGCCAGTCACATTCAATCAAAACCACATAAATTGAGTACTTGGATATAAActcaaatttacatatatagcATACTTGGATACAAAATGTGCAAAATGTGGGCTCAAATACTAAGCCGCATATACAAAACATACACTTTCACCACTAATGCATAACCTACTCCAACATACCAACACCAACACGTAAATTTCTACAAATCACCCCTAACACACACATGCCAACAAACCACATCCAACCCAAATTCCATCAACATACAACATAAGTAAACATAATGGATCTTTAAAATCTTGCTACAAGAAGCTGCTTGGCTGCGTTCCATCTACCGTCTCTGGCTGCGTTCCATCCATTCCTAGTTGCATCTGTGAACATAATAGCAGACAAAGTAAAACCCACATAAAAAACAATGAACTATACAATAAAATGAATTCAAGGAGCTGGTTTTGTACACTTTCTTGTGTCCCCATCACTGGATGTTGTCCACTTTCTTCATTGACCATTATGGGAGTTTGTACATTTTCTTGCATCCTCATTCCGGATAGGCTGAGTTGGTTTTCACTGCTTTCCAATAGTTCGGTGTTCAATCTACGCCTCTGACaacgtaaaaaataattagaattcaCAAGTGGAAGTAATAGTATATTATCAAATACTCGAATATTTACATTAGGTAATAATGACAATAAATATGCTCTCACCAGTCTGCTTTTTCccttatcttttttcttattcgcaaccttagttttaattttcttcactTGTTCCTCCATGGTCGACATCCTTCTCTTGCACGGGGGTTTTTCCTTGCCTTTGACAACATGGGGACTTAGCACCTTTTTGGAACTTCTTTCCTTGACTGCATTCATGGTACTTCCTCCAACATTGGAGTCTATGTTGGAGGGCTTCCATGTGTGCCATACATTATTCATCGCATACAAGTTCGAAATAATTTCCTCAGTATGCCCATCGCACGAAACTGCATTTGTTATTACCTCATTGAAAGTTCTCAAAATACGTTTATGCCTAACAGTTTCAGGACTCTGATCAACAGCGTCATAACTGGTCGAAATAATAGTATAAGCCCGTTTCATGTCTTTCCTCCACCGGTCTAATATGTACTTTTCTGGCAACTCACGgactttcttagctgaaaagaTGGCAAGAATATGTCTACATATTATCCCTCGCATCTCAAACAACCCACAAACACACTTCACCTCACACTCGGCCTCATTAAAGTAAAGAGTATACGTAACCTCCTTGATGAAATCTTCAGCCTTAACTTGATCAGCGACCGAGTAAGTTGCGATTACTCCATTCATTTTCTCGAAACGACAATGACAATATATCATTCTCATTATCTCTTGTTGAACCttcttaaattttgcatttgtgTATATATCTTGAACTTCTTCTCAAGAGCCAAGTGTGATATGCAAGGAATGGTGAagttaaatgaattgaagtcaGCTTAGATTTCGTTCTCAACTTTTTTCTTGAGAGCATTGTCGAACTGATCAACAAATTCTTTAAGGTTTGTTCTAGCATGCACGTAGCCATCGA
This window harbors:
- the LOC121264781 gene encoding acetyl-coenzyme A carboxylase carboxyl transferase subunit alpha, chloroplastic — encoded protein: MASSLSYSPVAFVGASASDLLRSSSNGISGVPLRTLGRARLGARRRDFAVVAKIRKGKKHEYPWPDNADPDVKGGILSHLSHFKPLKDKPKPVTLEFERPLVDLEKKIIDVRKMANETGLDFSDQIISLEKKYQQALKDLYTHLTPIQRVNIARHPNRPTFLDHVFSITEKFVELHGDRGGYDDPAIVTGVGTIDGRRYMFMGHQKGRNTKENIQRNFGMPTPHGYRKALRMMYYADHHGFPIVTFIDTPGAFADLKSEELGQGEAIAHNLRTMFGLKVPIVSIVIGEGGSGGALAIGCANKLLMLENAVFYVASPEACAAILWKSAKAAPKAAERLKITAPELCKLQIADGIIPEPLGGAHADPSWTSKQIKKAINESMDELMKMDTPELLKHRMLKFRKIGGFQEGLPVDPKKKVNMKKKEEPIRKTSDLNIEDEVKKLMQQRLDAKESSVTPPQSDLDEMINKLKREVNREFFEAVKTMGLKDRFVMLREEFSKVNSVDHLVHPALKDKIEKLRDELNQCLPAAPNYESLKYKLDMLKELSKTKSLAEKNYKASTLKQEINKKFAEVMDRPDIKEKYRALKAEIENSGVSVVQDLDHGLREKIVKVKKDIELELVDALKSLDLDVEVVNSKVKELSEQQTSFSDVKVKIQELNEEIKEGIENVIKSSDLKDKIELLKLEVAKAGKTPNAVSKNRIAALEQQIKQSLAVALDSSNLKEKHEKLKAEISKTIESSEGLDGSLEKQYAKEDDSTYAEPRVEIGANRTFA